A DNA window from Ornithobacterium rhinotracheale DSM 15997 contains the following coding sequences:
- a CDS encoding OmpA family protein, which produces MKKKKESFFWASYSDLMTSLFFIMLVLFILSITLLNSNIKAKQEQLDKITEIEQATKNIDSTYFWYSPTYKKHILKINVNFKKGSSELKNDIDSLTLAGLKKAGISIKDFIEKISEAHPEVQYLLIIEGQASRDDYKYNYELSYKRALALKDYWEKTGLDFGEKCEVLISGSGDGTYSGTGFMREKDEPKNQRFLIHILPKPGIVK; this is translated from the coding sequence ATGAAGAAAAAAAAAGAATCATTTTTTTGGGCTAGCTATTCAGATTTGATGACATCATTGTTTTTCATTATGCTAGTGCTTTTTATACTTTCGATTACATTGTTAAATAGCAATATAAAAGCAAAACAAGAGCAGCTAGATAAAATTACTGAAATTGAGCAAGCTACAAAAAATATTGATTCTACTTATTTTTGGTATAGTCCCACATACAAAAAACATATCTTGAAAATAAATGTAAACTTTAAAAAAGGTAGTTCTGAACTGAAAAATGATATTGATTCATTAACCTTAGCTGGCTTGAAAAAAGCAGGGATTTCTATAAAAGATTTTATAGAAAAAATATCAGAGGCTCATCCAGAAGTTCAGTACTTGTTAATCATTGAAGGGCAGGCGTCAAGAGATGATTATAAGTACAATTATGAGTTAAGTTATAAGAGAGCCTTAGCTCTTAAAGATTATTGGGAAAAAACTGGATTAGATTTTGGGGAAAAATGTGAGGTTTTAATATCGGGAAGTGGAGATGGGACATATAGTGGAACAGGATTTATGAGGGAAAAAGATGAGCCTAAAAATCAAAGATTTTTAATACATATATTACCCAAACCTGGAATTGTTAAATAA
- the pncA gene encoding bifunctional nicotinamidase/pyrazinamidase, translating into MKTLLIVDVQNDFMPYGALPVAKGDEVVPYINQIIESYDLVVATQDWHPANHKSFAAEHDGKNPFDVIDLNGIQQVLWPTHCVQATEGAEFHPDLNAKPIEVVFRKGMNPEVDSYSAFFDNDKKYATQLSGFLKAKGVKEIDVVGLAADYCVFYSVQDALREGFKVNLHLKGTRAIDPKNFEENILKELNQNPNFKSIS; encoded by the coding sequence ATGAAAACACTTTTAATCGTAGATGTTCAAAACGACTTTATGCCATACGGAGCCTTGCCTGTGGCTAAGGGCGATGAGGTGGTGCCTTACATCAACCAAATTATAGAATCTTATGATTTGGTGGTGGCAACGCAAGATTGGCACCCTGCAAACCATAAAAGTTTTGCAGCAGAGCATGACGGGAAAAATCCGTTTGATGTCATTGATTTAAATGGCATTCAGCAAGTTTTGTGGCCTACGCATTGCGTGCAAGCAACAGAGGGGGCGGAGTTTCATCCAGATTTAAATGCCAAGCCGATTGAAGTCGTTTTCAGAAAAGGAATGAATCCCGAAGTGGACAGCTATTCAGCTTTTTTCGACAATGATAAAAAATATGCCACACAGCTTTCAGGTTTTTTGAAGGCTAAAGGCGTTAAGGAGATAGATGTCGTGGGCTTGGCGGCAGATTATTGTGTGTTTTATTCTGTGCAAGATGCTTTGAGAGAAGGTTTTAAAGTTAATTTGCATTTAAAGGGGACGCGTGCCATTGATCCCAAAAATTTTGAAGAAAATATTTTGAAGGAATTAAACCAAAATCCAAATTTTAAAAGTATTTCTTAA
- the rseP gene encoding RIP metalloprotease RseP — protein MEAALIKAAQFLLILSLLIVLHEGGHFAAAKLFKTRVERFFLFFDVKFALFKKKIGDTVYGIGWLPLGGYVKIAGMIDESMDTEQMKSEPKPWEFRSKPAWQRLIIMLAGIFVNLVLAIVIFAVMSYKNGNTYINVDKMSQGVVVDSAQARLGLKTGDIPVGVNGIEYDNLHQILTKALMEGGTLEVKRDGKIVKLPITLQDRANMLALQKTYFLPAEPIVVDSVLAGGTAFKAGLEKGDVLKQINGQPIESFTAFAREVKANANKKINLEVERNGELKDLEIPVNSEGLIGVAPAFNLEKFTSHEDYTFIQSLEQGVDKTFSLITNQIQSFALLWELKGEATKYVSGPIGMAKALPATWDWDYFWNFTAMLSAVLAFMNILPIPGLDGGHALFTIYEMITGHKPSDKFMGIMQMIGAIILISLMVFIFGNDIFNLMR, from the coding sequence ATGGAAGCAGCATTAATCAAAGCCGCACAGTTTTTATTGATATTATCATTGCTTATCGTTTTACACGAAGGAGGACACTTTGCCGCCGCTAAATTATTTAAAACTAGAGTCGAAAGATTTTTCTTGTTTTTTGATGTGAAATTCGCTTTGTTTAAAAAGAAAATCGGAGACACCGTTTACGGGATCGGATGGTTGCCATTAGGCGGCTATGTGAAAATTGCGGGCATGATCGACGAAAGTATGGACACCGAACAAATGAAAAGCGAGCCAAAGCCTTGGGAGTTTCGTTCTAAACCCGCTTGGCAACGATTGATCATCATGCTGGCAGGGATTTTTGTCAATTTGGTATTAGCAATCGTGATTTTTGCCGTGATGAGCTACAAAAACGGGAATACTTATATCAATGTCGATAAAATGTCGCAGGGCGTAGTTGTGGATAGTGCACAAGCTCGTTTAGGGCTAAAGACAGGCGACATTCCTGTGGGGGTAAATGGCATTGAATACGATAATCTTCATCAGATTTTAACCAAAGCCTTGATGGAGGGCGGAACCCTTGAGGTGAAACGAGATGGCAAAATCGTGAAATTACCGATTACTTTACAAGACAGAGCTAATATGCTCGCGTTGCAAAAAACTTATTTCTTGCCTGCAGAGCCAATCGTGGTGGATAGTGTTTTGGCAGGAGGCACCGCCTTTAAGGCAGGTTTGGAAAAAGGTGATGTGTTGAAGCAAATCAATGGTCAGCCCATCGAATCGTTTACCGCGTTTGCAAGAGAAGTAAAAGCCAATGCTAATAAGAAAATTAATCTAGAAGTGGAAAGAAATGGCGAGTTGAAAGATCTTGAAATCCCTGTAAATTCAGAGGGATTGATTGGTGTGGCGCCTGCCTTTAATCTTGAAAAATTCACTTCGCACGAGGATTATACCTTTATTCAATCTTTGGAGCAAGGCGTAGATAAAACCTTTTCTTTAATCACCAATCAAATTCAATCATTTGCCTTGTTGTGGGAGCTAAAAGGCGAAGCTACAAAATATGTTTCTGGACCGATCGGTATGGCAAAAGCATTGCCTGCAACTTGGGATTGGGATTATTTCTGGAATTTTACAGCCATGCTTTCTGCAGTATTGGCGTTTATGAATATTTTGCCTATTCCAGGGCTAGATGGTGGGCACGCTTTGTTTACTATTTATGAAATGATTACAGGGCACAAGCCAAGCGATAAATTCATGGGAATAATGCAGATGATTGGAGCCATTATTTTGATTAGTTTAATGGTCTTTATCTTTGGAAACGACATTTTTAATCTCATGCGATAA
- a CDS encoding ABC transporter ATP-binding protein, whose protein sequence is MQQASESLLKVENLSISFGDKKVVNNLSFTLSAGEILGIVGESGSGKSLTSLAIMHLLPKYARTEGKILFTTERETYDLLAKNHTSLKGKNMGMIFQEPMTSLNPSLRCGDQVMENLLLHQKISKKDAKQKVLSLFEEVELPSPERIFKAYPHELSGGQKQRVMIALALICEPQLLIADEPTTALDVTVQKAILQLLKKLQKNYKMGIIFISHDLGVISQICDSVMVMYRGDLVEKGSAQSIFLNPKENYTKGLIECRPKLDEKIVKLPTIEDFTENKDFVFKTETPEERVQKYEKIYAQKPLIEIKSLQKYFTAHTGLFKKEEIKAVQDISFEIYPGETLGLVGESGSGKTTLSRTLLMLEKPTAGSVWYQGKDITKLSTRELRKLRKEIQIIFQDPYSSLNPMQTVGEIITTPMQIHGIRNSAAERRNQAANLLEIVGLHASDLNKYPHEFSGGQRQRIGIARAVALKPKLIICDESVSALDVSVQAQVLNLLNDLKSDFGLTYLFISHDLSVVKYMSDRLIVLQHGKMQEYGFAEDIYQNPKTQYTRDLIAAIPRV, encoded by the coding sequence GTGCAACAAGCGAGCGAATCTTTATTAAAAGTTGAAAATCTAAGCATTTCATTTGGCGACAAAAAAGTGGTAAATAATCTTTCTTTCACTCTTTCGGCGGGCGAAATCTTGGGTATCGTGGGCGAATCTGGTAGCGGAAAATCGCTTACTTCGCTTGCCATTATGCATCTTTTGCCCAAGTATGCACGCACCGAGGGAAAAATTCTTTTTACCACAGAAAGAGAAACTTACGACCTTTTGGCTAAAAATCATACTTCGCTGAAAGGCAAAAACATGGGCATGATTTTTCAAGAACCGATGACCTCGCTCAACCCGAGTTTGCGTTGCGGCGACCAAGTGATGGAAAATTTATTGCTCCACCAAAAAATCAGCAAAAAAGACGCTAAACAAAAGGTGCTTTCTTTGTTTGAAGAAGTAGAACTGCCCTCTCCTGAACGAATTTTTAAGGCATATCCGCACGAGCTCTCGGGCGGACAAAAACAAAGGGTGATGATTGCGCTTGCGTTGATTTGCGAACCCCAACTTCTGATTGCCGACGAGCCCACAACGGCACTAGATGTTACGGTGCAAAAAGCGATTTTGCAGCTTTTAAAAAAATTGCAGAAAAATTACAAAATGGGCATTATTTTCATTTCGCACGATTTGGGCGTGATTTCGCAGATTTGCGATTCTGTGATGGTGATGTATCGTGGCGATTTGGTAGAAAAAGGTTCGGCACAGTCGATATTTTTAAATCCGAAAGAGAATTATACTAAAGGGCTTATTGAATGCCGACCAAAACTGGACGAAAAAATTGTAAAACTGCCTACAATTGAAGATTTTACCGAAAACAAGGATTTTGTTTTCAAAACCGAAACGCCCGAAGAACGCGTCCAGAAATACGAAAAAATTTATGCTCAAAAGCCTTTGATTGAAATTAAGTCTTTGCAAAAATATTTTACGGCACACACAGGGCTTTTCAAAAAGGAGGAAATCAAAGCGGTGCAAGATATTTCGTTTGAAATTTACCCTGGCGAAACGCTCGGGCTTGTGGGAGAATCGGGCAGCGGAAAAACGACGCTTAGTCGCACGCTCCTCATGCTCGAAAAACCGACTGCAGGCAGCGTTTGGTATCAAGGGAAAGATATCACCAAACTGAGCACAAGGGAATTGCGAAAACTTAGAAAAGAGATTCAAATTATTTTTCAAGATCCTTACTCAAGCTTAAATCCCATGCAAACGGTGGGCGAAATTATTACTACACCAATGCAAATTCACGGCATCAGAAATTCTGCCGCTGAAAGAAGAAATCAAGCTGCCAATTTGCTTGAAATTGTGGGCTTGCACGCCAGTGATTTAAACAAATATCCGCACGAATTTTCGGGCGGACAGCGTCAGCGAATTGGGATTGCCAGAGCAGTTGCCCTGAAACCGAAACTTATCATTTGCGATGAGAGTGTTTCTGCACTTGATGTTTCGGTGCAGGCGCAAGTTTTGAATTTATTAAATGACTTAAAATCGGATTTTGGGCTTACTTATTTATTTATTTCGCACGATTTATCGGTAGTGAAATACATGAGCGATCGCCTGATTGTACTCCAACACGGAAAAATGCAAGAATATGGCTTTGCCGAAGATATTTATCAAAATCCCAAAACGCAATATACTCGGGATTTGATTGCTGCAATTCCGAGGGTTTAG
- a CDS encoding S1C family serine protease, with translation MKKLFVFFICSFVILVFASCENKRHKPKSLKKNEQTPKIENENSSNDDKISIKEIKDFTPDIRMLSGKEIFDRYNSAVFMIVSQNMDQISQGSGFFISEKGIGVSNQHVLNKDNLAKSKVILSNNEVYGIERIVYEDKKDDLVIFVIDDAYKEFNFLPMTSNEINVGDKVYAISSPLGLRNTLSSGEISQFRGENLIQISVPIDHGSSGGALINQYGEVIGVTTAGRDDSGANLNFAINLNKVLDKIL, from the coding sequence ATGAAAAAATTGTTCGTATTTTTCATTTGTTCGTTTGTCATATTGGTATTTGCTTCTTGTGAAAACAAAAGGCATAAACCGAAATCTTTAAAAAAAAACGAACAAACACCAAAAATTGAGAATGAAAATTCATCCAATGATGATAAAATTAGTATCAAGGAAATAAAAGATTTTACGCCTGATATTAGAATGCTCAGTGGAAAAGAAATTTTTGACAGATATAACTCAGCAGTATTTATGATTGTTTCTCAAAATATGGATCAGATATCACAAGGTTCAGGTTTCTTCATATCAGAAAAAGGTATAGGTGTAAGTAATCAGCATGTACTAAATAAAGATAATTTGGCAAAATCCAAAGTTATCTTGTCTAATAACGAAGTGTATGGAATAGAAAGAATCGTTTATGAAGATAAAAAAGATGATTTAGTCATTTTCGTTATCGATGATGCGTATAAAGAGTTTAATTTTCTTCCCATGACGAGTAATGAAATAAATGTAGGGGACAAAGTTTACGCAATTAGTAGTCCACTAGGGCTGCGTAACACACTATCTTCGGGTGAAATATCTCAATTTAGAGGAGAAAATTTAATACAAATTAGTGTCCCAATAGACCATGGCAGTAGTGGAGGGGCTCTGATTAATCAATATGGTGAGGTAATAGGAGTAACAACAGCTGGTCGTGATGATTCTGGAGCAAACCTTAACTTTGCTATTAATTTAAATAAGGTACTTGATAAAATCTTGTAA
- a CDS encoding phosphoglycerate kinase, whose translation MKTLNDFNFKDKKVLVRVDFNVPQDKDLNVTDTTRIEAAKPTILKILDDGGAAILMTHLGRPKGQKKDEFSLKHIAGKISDIIGVMVEVADDVVGEDAQEKAKNLKPGSVLLLENVRFREEEEQGDETFAQQLAELGDFYINDAFGTAHRKHASTAVIAHFFDKDHKCFGFLMQKELEAIDKVLKSGEKPVTAILGGSKVSSKITIIDNILPKVDNLIIGGGMSYTFSKAQGGKVGDSIVEDDKLDLALDILKRAKENNVEVYLPVDTVAADDFNNGAATQVVKRGEIPDGWEGLDIGPETVKIFSDVIKDSKTILWNGPVGVFEFENFSKGTRAIGDAIEEATKKGAFSLVGGGDSVAAVKQFGYQDKVSYVSTGGGAMLESLEGIKLPGVAAMDE comes from the coding sequence ATGAAAACACTTAACGACTTTAATTTTAAAGACAAAAAAGTTTTGGTGCGTGTTGATTTTAACGTGCCACAAGATAAAGATTTAAATGTAACAGATACTACGCGTATCGAAGCTGCAAAACCTACTATTCTAAAAATTTTAGATGATGGAGGGGCTGCAATTTTAATGACTCACCTTGGTCGCCCGAAAGGACAGAAAAAAGATGAGTTTTCTCTAAAGCACATCGCTGGTAAGATTTCAGATATCATTGGTGTGATGGTGGAAGTGGCAGATGATGTTGTGGGCGAAGATGCACAAGAAAAAGCTAAAAACTTGAAACCTGGAAGTGTTCTATTGCTAGAGAATGTTCGTTTCAGAGAAGAAGAAGAGCAAGGAGATGAGACTTTTGCACAGCAATTGGCTGAGTTGGGAGATTTCTACATCAACGATGCATTTGGTACTGCGCACAGAAAGCACGCTTCTACTGCAGTGATCGCTCATTTCTTTGACAAAGATCACAAATGCTTCGGTTTCTTGATGCAAAAAGAGCTAGAGGCAATTGATAAAGTATTGAAAAGCGGAGAGAAGCCTGTAACTGCAATTTTAGGTGGTTCTAAAGTTTCTTCAAAAATTACAATCATCGACAATATTTTGCCTAAAGTAGATAACTTAATCATCGGAGGTGGTATGTCTTATACTTTCTCAAAAGCACAAGGAGGAAAAGTAGGAGACTCTATCGTGGAAGATGATAAGCTTGATTTAGCTTTAGATATTCTTAAAAGAGCGAAAGAAAACAATGTAGAGGTTTACTTGCCAGTGGACACTGTGGCGGCAGATGATTTCAATAACGGAGCGGCTACTCAAGTAGTGAAAAGAGGTGAGATTCCTGATGGATGGGAAGGTTTAGACATCGGACCAGAAACTGTGAAAATATTCTCTGATGTTATCAAAGATTCAAAAACTATTTTGTGGAATGGTCCAGTAGGTGTTTTTGAATTTGAAAACTTCTCAAAAGGTACTCGTGCGATTGGTGATGCCATCGAAGAGGCGACTAAAAAAGGAGCTTTCTCACTTGTAGGTGGTGGTGATAGCGTTGCGGCTGTTAAGCAATTCGGTTACCAAGACAAAGTGAGCTATGTTTCTACAGGAGGTGGAGCTATGCTAGAAAGCCTTGAGGGAATTAAACTTCCTGGCGTTGCTGCTATGGATGAATAA